AAACCAATGCCCTGGTGGTGTTTCTGAGTCTGGACCGTCTGCCCAAAACTCTGCCAACACCCGCGTATAATCCCCTCTAGGCACTAACTGCTCTTCATAACTGCTTTTTGTGTATGGGTTTACAACATAGCCCATACCTATATCTCCTCCTTCAATTTCATTATAAAAATTTTTATAATCGTAATATTTTTGTGGGAATTGGCTAGTTGAAATATTTCCAATTGAGTTCGGGGAAATGTCCCATAGCACACCATCTCTTGGATCTAAATGAGATCCCCATTTTGAGACTAATGAAAAGGTCCATTTATAATCATCGTCTGAAATAATCGGTGGAGCTCCAGGATCGTGGTAAACATGATAATCATTTCCAGATCGATTAAAAGTTGTTTTATCAACATCTTCAAGTGAAAACGGATGCAAATGACCCCATTCGGGTCCCAAAAAAGCAGGCGTATCACCTTCTATAACATTTCCACTTTGATCTATAAATGTATTGAAACTTAAAGGTTGCCACCTATTAGGATTCATAGATAGCATACTTTCTGGATTTGACAAATTCAGAGCCGTATTTACAGGTGAATAATAACTGTTTTTATATAAATTCACTTCGTTAGCCCCATCTTCTAAACCATAATTTATAATTTGATTGGCGATATAATTCCCTAAGGCTATAGCATTTCCAGTGCTATAATCTTCTTCTACATTTGAAGCATCGTAGCCTAACTCACTCATCGTACCATCTATGATGCCTTGTGATAATTCTGGATTTGGAGCATTTTTAAATCTGTGGGACAACAACCGATACATCGCATAACTTATTGTTTTTTTTCTAGCTTCAGTTTTATCTTCATTTGCTGTAAATTCGGTGAAATCACTTGTAAACTCATGAAGCGTATTCCCTATGAGGTAGGGTTGCGCAACGGCATCATAAATAGCCCAAGCATCATACATGGCAATACTTGCATGAAACAAATTACGGGCATGAACAGTGGGTCTAGCATAGTCTTTCCTGATTAAAGACAATAGTGTTTCATTCCATATTCTTGCTAGAGATTCAGTTTTCGGTAATGGTATTGGCGTAGTTTCATCATTTAAACTAACCGCTAGTGCTACTTTTATACTTACGCAAGTACCATTTGATTCTATTAACGATATTTCCCCTTGATCGGCATCGTTCCATTGTACTCTTACTGAACTATCACCTTGTTCAATTATTATACCTCCTTCAACCTCCCAATATAAACTAGACCCCTCTTTTAATGGATAGTTATAAAATTCTACGCTGTTTTTTAAAGCATTGATATTTCCCGATATATCGACTGTTTGCAAATAATTACAGTCTCCTGTACTTATAGTTGCATTGGGGTTATAATTACATGAATTAGGATCTGTACAGCCGTATATTTTTTTACTAGCTCCAGTTTCTATAACCTCATAACCTATGCCTTCTTTTACTAATATTGTGGTATCAGACATCAGATTATTATAAGTTTCTACAATGCCTGAGGGCCAAATAATCTTAAGTTCTAAAACTTGAACATCATTACCTAAACCAAAATGAATGGGTTTTAAACTTTGAGACAAAAAACCTTTACCTGTATAATATCTATGTAAAGAACCTCCCGTTGTTTTTATAGATACTTTGGTTCCAATAGCATCTCTATTGGAGGTTGTACCTTCTAATTTCACTTTAAACCAATGTAGATTATCATTAGATTCTATAAAATCATTTACTTTATTTTCATAAAAAAATGGAGACCTATCACCATTCGTTACAAAAATATCTAAATCGCCATCGTTATCGAAATCAAAAACGGCTTCAGCCACACTCAATGTAAGTGCTCCTAAACCTGTTTTATTAGAACTATCAACAAAACGAACCCTGCCATTATTCGATAAATTCTCAAAATAAACATTGTTTTGTTTAGAGCTACCTCCAAATTCAAAACCATTTAAAATAAACAAATCTTCATCTCTATCTAAATCAAAATCTGAGAAATTCACATCCCAAGACCAATAGGTATTAGACACTCCTAATGTTTCTGCTTGTTCTGTATATTTAACGCCACCATTGTTTGAATAAAGCACATTTGCTGAAATTGATGTTACAAAAAAATCAAAGAGACCATCATTATTATAGTCTCCTATAGCTATTCCCATATCATCCTTAGAATGGCCAAGACCGTAATTAGCAGCTTCCTCAGTAAAACTAACACCATTATTATTTATAAAAAGGTCGTTTGTTTCAGATGCAAAATCATTTGCTATGTATAAATCTAACCAGCCATCATTATTAAAATCAAAAGGAACACTTTGGTATGAATGTTTATTCACAACACTTTGAAATATATCGCTCACATTTACGAAAGTGCCATTTCCATTGTTTTTATACAAACGATTTCCTCCACATTCAGTTTCCCAATCGGATATATAGATATCTAAAAAACCATCATTATTATAATCAAACCAAGTGACTCCATTATTTACACATCCACCATATTGCTGAAAACCAGCATCAGATGTCACATCTTTAAAAGTGCCATCGGCTTCATTATGAAATAGCGAAATTTTACTGGTATTGGTTAAGAATAAATCTGGAAACCCATCATTATCATAGTCACCCCAAAAAGCTCCAAATTTAAAGCCACTTAGAGCACTTGTTGCGTCTGTCAATTCGGTGATGGAAAATAAATTGATTAATCCTGAAGCATTTGTTACATCTGTAAATGTTCCATTATTATTATTTGTGAACAATTTACTGTGTGTGGTTTCTTTAGAATCTTCATCTTGTGCTTTAGCTACCACAAAAATATCTAAATCGCCATCTTGATCGTAATCGGCAACTGAAACTCCATTATTATCTTCTAGGGTATTCAACCCTACAAACGACTCAACACGTTCAAAGGTTTGGGCTTGCAAAATATTAGCTTGTAAAAAGCAAAGCAATACCGTTAAATAAATGCCATGGAGTCTATTCATTTTTATTTAATAGATAACGCATTCAAAAATTTTGTCGGTTTTTAAAATTGAATACTTTTTTCTGTATTTCCTTCAATTTTAATGACAACTGTATTATCACCTAAATTTGTAATTTTTCTAATGGGCAACAACTCTTTCTTTGTCCAGGTTTCTCCCGATTTTTTCCAAAGCATTAAGGTTGCATAAATGCTTGAATTTTCTTTTTTAGAAGTTTTATTATGCATCAGATTTATTACTGAACTCTCGTTACTTTCTGGGTGTAATCCTTCTGTATTTAAAACTTCTATATTGTTCCACCCTAAAAGGGGTACCATCGCTAATTGATAGTTACCATTATCTATAATTGTTACATCATATCCTTTAACTTTCTTAGTAGTGGTTACAATCTCTTTATCTAACTTAGGCAATGCATAATGTCCTAATCGCATAGATATCGGTTGATTGCTGTTATTTTTATCAACTCTCAAAATGCCATTAGCTAAAGGCACATCAGCTAAACTGAATTTAATATTTTCATTGGTTTCTAAAACAACATCTCTGTAATAAATACCATTTTCAAACTTTTTAAAAGTATATAGTCTAAAGGCTTCCCATTCATCTTTTTTGTTTTTAATAACATAATTCATGGCTACTTCTCCATTTTCGCCATCAGCTTGCCATGGGAAAGCACTATTATAAGAAAGTCTGTTATAATTTTCTGTGGAACGAAATTTTTGCCAATCGTCCTTTACTTTTTCATGACACCAAGCGCGCAACTCGGCTGCTCCAATATTTGGATAATCTGTAATTAAAACTTCCGATTCACCTTGAAACTTATTATAAACCTGATTTTTCTGTAACTCTTTTTCCCAAGCACCATTATTCTCTTTTGCGGTCCAAAAAGGGCTATCGTCTGGCACTAACAAACCAAAAAATGCTTTTCCCATCCAATACACACTTCCTCTACAACTATAATTTTGTACTGTAGGCTCAAAAGGTCCATAAAACCCTAGTGTTGGCACCTGATCCTTCATAAAATCGGGGTGTGTAAAAAATTGTTTTATAACACCCGATGAAATTCTGCGCATCCACCCATAATTTACGTGAGCATCGTTTTGAAAACCCATTAATGGAAATGGCACAATAGATCCTGTTCTATAACTAATACTTCGTCCGTACATAATCATTTCGCCATTTTCACTGAACATGTATGGGTAATTATCTTTTAATCCATTAAAATTCTCTTTAAATTTTTCTGCTATTTCAGGATAGTATTTATCTCCAAAATATTGAGACCACACCATCCCATACATCTGAAAAGCCCACATGCTATAGTAATCGTAGGCAGGACTGTCGTTATACCAACCATTTCCTCTATAATGTGTTAATGATTTTTCTAAATATTCGACTAACAATGTCTCATTAACCTCATAACCATGCTCTTTAAAAAAACTTAACACAAAAATGTTAAAAAATTTCCAGTTAGAATCTACCGTTGGGCCATCGCCATAACTTAGCATAACCCTGGCTAATTCATCTTTTTGAGTTTGAGGTAAAGGTTCCCATAATACCTCTGGGTTTACCAGTAAAGACAGAGCCAAGGCTCCAAACTCCACTAAATTCTGACTAGGACCTCCATTCTTAGCTCTAGGGACTATATATGAAGGGCTGTTTGGGTTAATTAATTGACTTATTTGATACCGGTAATAATCTGCAACTTTCATGTTGTTAATAACCAAATTTGGATGCTCCTTTAAAATTGGAGAAGCTACAAACAACGTTCTGCAAAGTCCTTCTAATTTTTCGGTAGGCACTCTTCTTTCATCATGGGGATAACTTTTCCCAGGTTGCTTTGGAAACTTCATGGGATCATCCAATGTATGGATATAACTAAAAGCGCCTTCTAACAAATACATGGCGGCATCTTTCCAATGCTGTTTTGTCATACCTGTTTTTGGACTTAAATCATAATTTGGATTTACGATTTGAAATATCCCTGTAGCTCTCTCTTTATTTTGCGAAAAAACAGAAGCAAAACTTATTATAAAAAAACAGAAGAATAGCTTTAAATTTTTCATACCCATATCATTTTTCATCTTTTTTTGAAAGATTAATCTATTATTGTAATAACAACACCTCCATTGGGTGTTATCTTATCTATCACTGCACTGCTATTAAAATTCAAACTATCAATAGCTAATTCTCTAAATAATTCATCTTTATTATCTGTAATTCTATGATAAAGCATGTACAGTTGTCCTGCTTCTTTAAATACGGTATGATGACCAGGACCTAGTGTGGTTTTGTCTTTTGAAGTGGTTAATATTGGACTTTCAACACCTTCTACCCAAGGCCCATATGGTGTATCTCCAACCGCATATCTTACTTTATATGTTTCTGTTGTACATTTTCCATCAGAATACATTAAATAGTATTTATTATTGTTCTTAACCATTATGGGGGCTTCAAAATAATTTGGAGGTGTTATGTCTTTAATTTCTTCCTCATTAAAGCTAACCATATCATCAGCTAACTTCACTACAAAACAATGCCCATTTACCCAGTTTAATCCAGAGCCCCAATATAAATATGCTTGTCCATCATCGTCTATAAAAGCTTCGGCATCAATCATATGATATTTTGGAAACATATTTCCTTTTATTAATGGTGTATTGTCTGATTTTGCGTTTTTCCATGGTCCCAAAGGATGTTCGCTTACACCTACCCAAACTTCACTTCCTACAGAAACATACATGTAAAACTTACCGTTTTTAGCTTGAATAACTGATGGCGCCCAGACTTTACTTCCATTTGAGGTAGGGCTTGTACAAATCGTTTTTGTTGGCCAGTCAATAACTTTTTGTTCCCAGTTTTTAAAATCGGTAGATTCCATTACTGCTAAATCCTCTCCTCCCCAAGGGTCTTTAGTGGCATATATATAAAACTTTCCTTGGTATTTTACAATAGAAGGATCTGCATAGTCTCCTTTAACCACAGGATTGCTAATCGTTACTTTTGTTTTTTTATGACAATTAAATAAGGTTATTGCTATAAAAAAAACTAATGCAAATTGAATATACTTTTTTTGACGCATGTATTTTTTATGTTTTTTATTTTGAAGTATGAATTCCTGATACCGTTGGTATTACAGGCTTAATACTACCATCTGCATTAAACTCTAATTTATCAATACAAACTTCTCTATTAAATCCAGCGGCATCACCCATGGTAATTCCATTCGGACGATTAAAACGGTGATAAACAATATGCCAAATATCAGTTCCTGGGGTTTGAATAACACAATTATGACCCGTTCCATAAATACCATCTTCTGGTTTTTTTTCTATAACTATGTTATTTTCAGG
The genomic region above belongs to Mariniflexile litorale and contains:
- a CDS encoding FG-GAP-like repeat-containing protein; the encoded protein is MNRLHGIYLTVLLCFLQANILQAQTFERVESFVGLNTLEDNNGVSVADYDQDGDLDIFVVAKAQDEDSKETTHSKLFTNNNNGTFTDVTNASGLINLFSITELTDATSALSGFKFGAFWGDYDNDGFPDLFLTNTSKISLFHNEADGTFKDVTSDAGFQQYGGCVNNGVTWFDYNNDGFLDIYISDWETECGGNRLYKNNGNGTFVNVSDIFQSVVNKHSYQSVPFDFNNDGWLDLYIANDFASETNDLFINNNGVSFTEEAANYGLGHSKDDMGIAIGDYNNDGLFDFFVTSISANVLYSNNGGVKYTEQAETLGVSNTYWSWDVNFSDFDLDRDEDLFILNGFEFGGSSKQNNVYFENLSNNGRVRFVDSSNKTGLGALTLSVAEAVFDFDNDGDLDIFVTNGDRSPFFYENKVNDFIESNDNLHWFKVKLEGTTSNRDAIGTKVSIKTTGGSLHRYYTGKGFLSQSLKPIHFGLGNDVQVLELKIIWPSGIVETYNNLMSDTTILVKEGIGYEVIETGASKKIYGCTDPNSCNYNPNATISTGDCNYLQTVDISGNINALKNSVEFYNYPLKEGSSLYWEVEGGIIIEQGDSSVRVQWNDADQGEISLIESNGTCVSIKVALAVSLNDETTPIPLPKTESLARIWNETLLSLIRKDYARPTVHARNLFHASIAMYDAWAIYDAVAQPYLIGNTLHEFTSDFTEFTANEDKTEARKKTISYAMYRLLSHRFKNAPNPELSQGIIDGTMSELGYDASNVEEDYSTGNAIALGNYIANQIINYGLEDGANEVNLYKNSYYSPVNTALNLSNPESMLSMNPNRWQPLSFNTFIDQSGNVIEGDTPAFLGPEWGHLHPFSLEDVDKTTFNRSGNDYHVYHDPGAPPIISDDDYKWTFSLVSKWGSHLDPRDGVLWDISPNSIGNISTSQFPQKYYDYKNFYNEIEGGDIGMGYVVNPYTKSSYEEQLVPRGDYTRVLAEFWADGPDSETPPGHWFTILNYVNDHELLQKKFNGQGLVLDDLEWDVKAYFILGGAMHDSAISAWGIKGWYDYIRPISAIRYMCERGQSSDPTKSNYNTEGIPLKEGFIEMIEEGDPLIGNENENLGKIKLYSWKGHDFIDDPEVDEAGVGWILAETWWPYQRPSFVTPPFAGYVSGHSTYSRAAAEVMTLLTGDAYFPGGMGEFLAKKNAFLVFEAGPSVDVKLQWATYRDASDQCSLSRIWGGIHPPIDDIPGRIIGEKIGKKAFKYGTTYFNGLEYENLTASLSKIKVYPNPLNTTSNQLFVTNTLESDSIYIYDMNGRLLQVPSKQFDKNTSITRLSLSETLSTGIYILKINSESKKLIVF
- a CDS encoding DUF2264 domain-containing protein, yielding MKNLKLFFCFFIISFASVFSQNKERATGIFQIVNPNYDLSPKTGMTKQHWKDAAMYLLEGAFSYIHTLDDPMKFPKQPGKSYPHDERRVPTEKLEGLCRTLFVASPILKEHPNLVINNMKVADYYRYQISQLINPNSPSYIVPRAKNGGPSQNLVEFGALALSLLVNPEVLWEPLPQTQKDELARVMLSYGDGPTVDSNWKFFNIFVLSFFKEHGYEVNETLLVEYLEKSLTHYRGNGWYNDSPAYDYYSMWAFQMYGMVWSQYFGDKYYPEIAEKFKENFNGLKDNYPYMFSENGEMIMYGRSISYRTGSIVPFPLMGFQNDAHVNYGWMRRISSGVIKQFFTHPDFMKDQVPTLGFYGPFEPTVQNYSCRGSVYWMGKAFFGLLVPDDSPFWTAKENNGAWEKELQKNQVYNKFQGESEVLITDYPNIGAAELRAWCHEKVKDDWQKFRSTENYNRLSYNSAFPWQADGENGEVAMNYVIKNKKDEWEAFRLYTFKKFENGIYYRDVVLETNENIKFSLADVPLANGILRVDKNNSNQPISMRLGHYALPKLDKEIVTTTKKVKGYDVTIIDNGNYQLAMVPLLGWNNIEVLNTEGLHPESNESSVINLMHNKTSKKENSSIYATLMLWKKSGETWTKKELLPIRKITNLGDNTVVIKIEGNTEKSIQF
- a CDS encoding family 43 glycosylhydrolase, translating into MRQKKYIQFALVFFIAITLFNCHKKTKVTISNPVVKGDYADPSIVKYQGKFYIYATKDPWGGEDLAVMESTDFKNWEQKVIDWPTKTICTSPTSNGSKVWAPSVIQAKNGKFYMYVSVGSEVWVGVSEHPLGPWKNAKSDNTPLIKGNMFPKYHMIDAEAFIDDDGQAYLYWGSGLNWVNGHCFVVKLADDMVSFNEEEIKDITPPNYFEAPIMVKNNNKYYLMYSDGKCTTETYKVRYAVGDTPYGPWVEGVESPILTTSKDKTTLGPGHHTVFKEAGQLYMLYHRITDNKDELFRELAIDSLNFNSSAVIDKITPNGGVVITIID